One genomic window of Devosia salina includes the following:
- a CDS encoding GIY-YIG nuclease family protein — MQVTVYMLRCADGSYYTGLTKKPAEARVWEHNQGIGDGYTKSRRPVELVFTETFERMLDAIDRERQIKGWTRRKKEALIRYDYAALPDLASRKKQ; from the coding sequence ATGCAGGTCACGGTCTACATGCTCCGCTGCGCTGACGGCTCCTACTATACCGGCCTCACCAAAAAGCCGGCCGAGGCGCGCGTCTGGGAGCATAACCAGGGCATCGGCGATGGCTACACGAAAAGCCGGCGTCCCGTCGAACTCGTCTTCACCGAAACCTTCGAGCGAATGCTCGACGCCATCGACCGCGAGCGGCAGATCAAGGGCTGGACGCGCCGCAAGAAGGAAGCCCTGATCCGCTACGACTATGCGGCCCTGCCGGACCTGGCCAGCCGGAAGAAGCAGTAA
- a CDS encoding response regulator has translation MTRTRILVVDDEPQIQRFLKPALLAVDYEVVQAASVAEAKRAIATQAPDAVVLDLGLPDGDGKEVIAAVRVFSSVPIIVLSARDRESEKIEALDLGADDYVEKPFGIGELLARIRTALRHREPDEKAPTIIDLGALVIDDAARKVVLQGTVLHLTPKEYDLLLLLARMAGRVLTHRQILSQIWGPAHADDVQYLRVLVAQLRNKVDIAPGQPSLIRNEPGVGYRLQAVGDEME, from the coding sequence GTGACGCGCACCCGGATTTTGGTGGTCGACGACGAGCCGCAGATCCAGCGGTTCCTCAAGCCGGCCCTATTGGCCGTCGATTATGAGGTGGTGCAGGCGGCCAGCGTCGCCGAGGCCAAGCGGGCCATTGCCACGCAGGCGCCCGATGCGGTGGTGCTCGATCTCGGCCTGCCCGATGGCGACGGCAAGGAGGTCATTGCCGCGGTGCGGGTGTTTTCGAGCGTGCCCATCATCGTGCTCTCGGCCCGTGACCGCGAGAGCGAGAAGATCGAGGCGCTCGATCTGGGGGCCGACGACTATGTCGAAAAACCCTTCGGCATCGGCGAGCTCTTGGCGCGCATCCGTACCGCGCTGCGGCACAGGGAGCCCGACGAGAAGGCGCCGACGATCATCGATCTGGGTGCCCTGGTGATCGACGATGCCGCCCGAAAGGTGGTGCTGCAGGGCACAGTGCTGCACCTGACGCCCAAGGAATACGACCTGCTGCTGCTGCTGGCGCGCATGGCGGGGCGGGTGCTGACGCATCGGCAAATCCTCAGCCAGATCTGGGGACCCGCCCATGCCGATGACGTGCAATATCTGCGCGTCCTGGTGGCCCAGCTACGGAACAAGGTCGATATCGCGCCGGGACAGCCCAGCCTGATCCGCAACGAACCCGGCGTCGGCTATCGGCTCCAGGCGGTTGGGGACGAGATGGAGTGA
- a CDS encoding sensor histidine kinase, with translation MSDTRDKGRPDPGALLKLAAGEGRGKLTIFLGAAPGVGKTYAMLSRAQQRRAAGADIVVGLAETHGRGETARLLDGLEVLPRRKGEHSGKTYDEFDLDAALRRRPAIIIVDELAHSNDAGARHPKRYQDIAELIDNGIDVWTALNVQHLESQADLVARIAGVPVRETVPDVVLQRADDVVLVDLPPAELIQRLKEGKVYLPESATRAAEKFFRPENLTALRELALRRTANRVDDQMADIWRQQALEGPWVTGERLLVCVGPDQLSEKVVRTASRMALGLNARWIVVALSRSADPILDADRSARLEATLVLAEQLGGEVRRVIADDFVAEIVRIARRENITQVVIGRPHASFPMRIFKRSLPDRLIGVLDGVGVHLVSESAGAASKKLRFRRRSLPEWVASLGIPAATAGAITVLGLGLSQVVVLQNLSILYLLAVLVSAILAGRFAALLAAGLSFLAYNFFFIEPVRTFTIAKPHEVLALLIFVAVAVVTGTLAARLREQIERARQAVRSTQALYDFSRKLSAAYGVDGALTATTAQINAMLGLPAVALATEEGGELEMRVAWPPDQTLDETAMTAARWAHDKREPAGYMTGTLPNVPYLFVPIRSDQRMAGVAGMRLAPSHGPLSPDEERQVSAVLEQAVIAIDRARLVRESARTAVAQEGEKLQAALLSSLSHDLRTPLASITGAVTTLRQLGERMDANTRMDLLVTVEEETGRLTRFVGNLFDMTRIESGLLKPRREPVDLPALVGGVAERMARLEPRLRIEASTADSMPPALADAGLLEQVLFNIFDNARKYAGTEQPLSVYIRRDGGEAVISVTDQGRGIPAEELEVIFEKFHRRAKGDGRPAGTGLGLSIARGFVAAMGGTIKAESPAMRKRGTRFVIRLPLAEEKGS, from the coding sequence ATGAGCGACACCCGGGACAAGGGGCGCCCCGATCCCGGGGCCTTGCTCAAGCTTGCCGCAGGCGAAGGCCGCGGCAAGCTGACGATCTTCCTCGGTGCAGCGCCGGGCGTGGGCAAGACCTATGCCATGCTTTCGCGGGCCCAGCAGCGCCGGGCCGCCGGCGCCGACATCGTGGTGGGCCTGGCCGAGACGCATGGGCGGGGTGAAACTGCCCGCCTGCTCGACGGGCTGGAGGTGCTGCCGCGGCGCAAGGGCGAGCATTCGGGCAAGACCTATGACGAGTTCGACCTGGATGCGGCCCTCAGACGCCGGCCAGCCATCATCATTGTCGATGAACTCGCCCATTCCAACGATGCCGGTGCGCGCCACCCCAAGCGCTACCAGGATATTGCCGAGCTGATCGACAATGGCATTGATGTGTGGACGGCGCTCAATGTCCAGCATCTGGAAAGCCAGGCGGATCTGGTGGCCCGCATTGCCGGCGTGCCGGTGCGCGAGACCGTGCCCGATGTCGTGCTGCAGCGGGCCGACGACGTCGTGCTGGTGGATCTGCCGCCGGCCGAACTGATCCAGCGCCTCAAGGAAGGCAAGGTCTATCTGCCCGAGAGCGCGACGCGGGCGGCCGAGAAATTCTTTCGCCCCGAAAACCTGACGGCCCTGCGCGAGCTGGCCCTGCGGCGCACGGCCAATCGGGTGGACGACCAGATGGCCGATATCTGGCGCCAGCAGGCGCTGGAGGGACCCTGGGTCACCGGCGAGCGGCTGCTGGTATGCGTTGGCCCCGACCAACTGTCCGAAAAGGTGGTGCGTACGGCAAGCCGCATGGCGCTGGGCCTCAATGCCCGCTGGATCGTGGTGGCCCTGTCGCGCAGCGCCGACCCGATCCTTGATGCCGACAGGTCGGCGCGCCTCGAAGCAACACTGGTGCTGGCCGAGCAATTGGGCGGTGAGGTCCGTCGGGTGATTGCCGACGACTTTGTCGCCGAGATCGTGCGCATCGCCCGGCGGGAAAACATCACCCAGGTCGTGATCGGGCGTCCTCACGCCAGCTTTCCCATGCGCATCTTCAAGCGATCCCTGCCGGACAGGCTGATCGGCGTTCTGGATGGGGTCGGGGTCCACCTGGTGTCGGAAAGCGCCGGGGCGGCGAGCAAAAAATTGCGGTTCCGCAGGCGCAGCCTGCCCGAATGGGTCGCCAGCCTTGGCATTCCGGCCGCGACGGCCGGGGCCATCACCGTCCTTGGCCTGGGCCTCTCGCAGGTGGTGGTGCTGCAGAACCTGTCTATCCTCTACCTCCTGGCCGTGCTGGTTTCGGCGATCCTGGCGGGGCGTTTTGCGGCCCTGCTGGCGGCCGGGCTGTCCTTCCTGGCCTATAATTTCTTCTTTATCGAGCCGGTGCGCACCTTCACCATCGCCAAGCCGCACGAGGTGCTGGCGCTGCTGATCTTCGTGGCGGTGGCCGTGGTGACCGGCACGCTGGCGGCGCGGCTGCGCGAGCAGATCGAGCGGGCCCGCCAGGCGGTGCGCAGCACCCAGGCACTCTATGATTTCTCGCGCAAGCTTTCGGCCGCCTATGGCGTCGACGGCGCCCTGACCGCCACCACGGCACAGATCAATGCCATGCTGGGCCTGCCGGCCGTCGCGCTGGCCACGGAGGAGGGGGGCGAGCTCGAAATGCGGGTCGCCTGGCCGCCGGACCAGACGCTGGACGAAACGGCGATGACGGCGGCGCGATGGGCGCATGACAAGCGGGAGCCGGCCGGGTACATGACCGGCACCTTGCCCAATGTTCCCTATCTCTTCGTGCCCATCCGCTCGGACCAGCGCATGGCCGGGGTGGCCGGCATGCGGCTGGCGCCCAGCCATGGCCCCTTGTCGCCCGACGAAGAGCGGCAGGTTTCCGCGGTGCTGGAACAGGCGGTGATTGCCATCGACCGGGCGCGCCTGGTGCGTGAAAGCGCCAGGACCGCGGTGGCGCAGGAGGGCGAGAAACTGCAGGCGGCCCTGCTGTCCTCCCTCTCGCATGACCTGCGCACGCCGCTGGCCTCGATCACCGGGGCGGTCACCACGCTGCGCCAGCTTGGCGAGCGCATGGATGCCAATACGCGCATGGACCTGCTGGTGACCGTGGAGGAGGAAACGGGGCGGTTGACCCGGTTTGTGGGCAATCTCTTCGACATGACCCGCATCGAATCCGGGCTGCTCAAGCCACGCCGCGAACCGGTGGACCTGCCGGCGCTGGTCGGCGGTGTCGCCGAGCGTATGGCCCGGCTGGAGCCGCGCCTCAGGATCGAAGCCAGCACGGCCGATTCCATGCCGCCGGCGCTTGCCGATGCGGGCCTGCTGGAGCAGGTGTTGTTCAACATATTCGACAATGCGCGCAAATATGCCGGTACGGAGCAGCCGCTCAGCGTCTATATCCGTCGCGATGGCGGGGAAGCGGTGATCAGCGTGACTGACCAGGGCAGGGGCATTCCGGCGGAGGAGCTGGAGGTGATCTTCGAAAAGTTCCACCGCCGCGCCAAGGGCGATGGGCGACCGGCCGGCACCGGATTGGGTCTCTCCATAGCGCGGGGGTTCGTCGCCGCGATGGGGGGGACGATCAAGGCGGAGAGCCCGGCCATGCGCAAGCGCGGCACCCGTTTCGTCATTCGCCTGCCGCTGGCCGAGGAGAAGGGATCGTGA
- the kdpC gene encoding potassium-transporting ATPase subunit KdpC, which translates to MIAQIRPALVLLVLLSLVTGLAYPLAITGIAQAAFPVQANGSLVHRDGAIVGSDLIGQAFAGDGYFHSRPSAVGYDAAGSGGTNLGATSAVLAEDVAARVSALSDGDEAVPADAATASGSGLDPHISPAFAQFQVPRIAAERGIDEPELTALVTRHTQLPLLGIFGEPVVNVLELNLALDDLETGGN; encoded by the coding sequence TTGATTGCACAAATCCGTCCTGCCCTGGTGCTGCTCGTGCTCTTGAGCCTTGTCACGGGCCTGGCCTATCCGCTCGCCATCACCGGCATCGCCCAGGCCGCCTTTCCGGTCCAGGCCAATGGGAGCCTGGTCCATCGCGACGGCGCCATTGTCGGCTCGGATCTCATCGGGCAGGCTTTCGCCGGTGACGGCTATTTCCATTCGCGTCCTTCGGCGGTCGGCTATGATGCGGCCGGCTCAGGCGGGACAAATCTGGGTGCGACGTCGGCTGTGCTGGCCGAGGACGTCGCGGCGCGGGTGTCCGCCCTTTCCGATGGAGATGAAGCCGTGCCTGCCGATGCGGCTACGGCATCGGGATCGGGTCTCGACCCGCATATCTCGCCGGCCTTTGCCCAGTTTCAGGTCCCGCGCATCGCCGCCGAACGCGGCATTGACGAACCGGAACTGACAGCGCTGGTGACGCGCCATACACAGCTGCCATTGCTCGGAATTTTCGGCGAGCCAGTGGTCAACGTGCTAGAACTCAACCTGGCGCTGGACGATCTGGAAACCGGTGGAAACTGA
- the kdpB gene encoding potassium-transporting ATPase subunit KdpB, whose amino-acid sequence MSTKAVTPSVFDPAILLPALRDALIKLDPRQLVRNPVIFVTEVVALVVTLLWVQELATGIGAPAFSGQIAAWLWFTVLFANFAEAVAEGRGKAQAESLKRGKSDLFAKRLLFPSDESNTGAEVIPATDLKVGDIVLVEAGDIIPGDGEVIAGVASVNESAITGESAPVIRESGGDRSAVTGGTQIISDWLRIRITTKPGESFVDRMIGLIEGAKRQKTPNEIALSILLSGLTLVFLIAVVTLYGLALYSGTDLSLAVLAALLVTLIPTTIGGLLSAIGIAGMDRLIRFNVVATSGRAVEAAGDVDTLLLDKTGTITFGNRMASEFLPVNGVNEADLARAVLLASLADETAEGRSIVALAKSDYGLSEPESAKGDTIAFSAQTRISGIDIDGRQIRKGAVDAILRFTELDRAQAPSEFNAAVDRVARTGGTPLAVADGRRLLGVIHLKDVVKPGIKERFAALRAMGIKTVMVTGDNPVTAAAIASEAGVDDFLAEATPEQKLDYIKREQEGGRLIAMCGDGTNDAPALAQADVGVAMQSGTQAAREAGNMVDLDSSPTKLIEIVEIGKQILMTRGSLTTFSIANDVAKYFAIIPALFIATYPELGALNVMGLSSPQSAILSAVIFNALIIVVLIPLALKGVAYRPVGAAALLRRNLLIYGLGGLIAPFLGIKLVDLAISALNLV is encoded by the coding sequence ATGTCAACGAAAGCTGTAACGCCTTCGGTCTTCGACCCGGCCATCCTGCTGCCGGCCCTGCGCGACGCGCTGATCAAGCTCGATCCGCGCCAGCTCGTGCGCAATCCGGTGATCTTCGTCACCGAAGTGGTGGCGCTGGTGGTCACCCTGCTCTGGGTCCAGGAATTGGCGACCGGCATCGGCGCCCCGGCCTTTTCCGGGCAGATCGCGGCCTGGCTGTGGTTTACGGTGCTCTTTGCCAATTTCGCGGAAGCCGTCGCCGAAGGGCGCGGCAAGGCGCAGGCGGAGAGCCTCAAGCGCGGCAAGTCGGACCTCTTCGCCAAGCGGTTGCTGTTTCCCTCTGATGAAAGCAACACGGGAGCCGAGGTCATTCCGGCAACCGATCTCAAGGTGGGCGATATCGTGCTCGTCGAGGCCGGAGACATCATTCCGGGCGATGGCGAGGTGATCGCCGGCGTTGCCTCGGTCAACGAAAGCGCCATTACCGGGGAATCGGCCCCGGTGATCCGCGAGAGCGGCGGCGACCGTTCGGCCGTGACCGGGGGCACGCAGATCATCTCGGACTGGCTGCGCATCCGCATCACCACCAAGCCGGGCGAAAGCTTCGTCGATCGCATGATCGGGCTGATCGAAGGCGCCAAGCGGCAGAAGACCCCCAATGAGATCGCGCTGTCGATCCTCTTGTCCGGGCTGACGCTGGTGTTCCTGATCGCGGTGGTGACGCTTTATGGCCTGGCGCTCTATTCGGGCACCGACCTGTCCCTGGCCGTGCTGGCGGCGCTGTTGGTGACGTTGATCCCCACGACCATTGGCGGGCTGCTTTCGGCCATTGGCATTGCCGGGATGGACCGGCTGATCCGCTTCAACGTGGTGGCTACGTCGGGCCGCGCGGTGGAGGCGGCGGGGGACGTCGATACCTTGCTGCTCGACAAGACCGGCACCATCACCTTCGGCAATCGCATGGCCAGCGAATTCCTGCCGGTGAACGGGGTCAATGAAGCCGATCTGGCCCGCGCCGTGCTGCTGGCAAGCCTCGCCGACGAAACGGCAGAAGGGCGCTCCATCGTTGCCCTGGCCAAGTCCGACTATGGTCTCTCCGAACCCGAATCCGCCAAGGGCGACACCATCGCCTTTTCGGCCCAGACACGCATTTCCGGCATCGACATCGATGGACGGCAAATCCGCAAGGGTGCGGTGGATGCCATCCTCAGATTCACCGAACTCGACCGGGCGCAGGCGCCGAGCGAATTCAATGCTGCTGTCGACCGGGTGGCGCGGACCGGCGGCACGCCGCTGGCCGTGGCCGACGGGCGCAGGCTGCTGGGCGTCATCCATCTCAAGGATGTGGTCAAGCCCGGCATCAAGGAGCGCTTTGCGGCGCTGAGGGCCATGGGCATCAAGACGGTGATGGTGACGGGCGACAATCCGGTCACCGCCGCCGCCATCGCCTCGGAAGCGGGCGTCGATGATTTCCTCGCCGAGGCCACGCCCGAGCAGAAGCTCGACTATATCAAGCGCGAGCAGGAAGGTGGGCGGCTGATCGCCATGTGCGGCGACGGCACCAATGACGCACCGGCCCTGGCCCAGGCCGATGTCGGGGTCGCCATGCAATCGGGCACCCAGGCGGCGCGCGAGGCGGGCAATATGGTGGACCTCGACTCCAGCCCCACCAAGCTCATCGAGATCGTCGAGATCGGCAAGCAGATCCTGATGACGCGCGGTTCGCTGACCACCTTCTCCATCGCCAATGACGTGGCCAAGTATTTCGCCATTATCCCGGCGCTGTTCATCGCCACCTATCCCGAACTGGGGGCGCTCAATGTGATGGGACTGTCCTCGCCACAGTCTGCCATCCTCTCGGCGGTGATCTTCAACGCGCTGATCATCGTGGTGCTGATCCCGCTGGCGCTCAAGGGCGTGGCCTATCGGCCAGTCGGTGCTGCCGCGCTGCTGCGCCGAAACCTGCTGATCTATGGGCTGGGCGGGCTGATTGCCCCGTTCCTGGGCATCAAGCTGGTCGATCTCGCCATCAGCGCCCTCAACCTCGTCTAG
- the kdpA gene encoding potassium-transporting ATPase subunit KdpA, with product MTWQGWLQIGLVLALVAAAIKPLGLYMADVFGGERTFLTPVIGPLERGFYRLAGLDPKGEQGWLGYAVGVLLFSFFGVVLLFAILRLQGGLPLNPQGFEGLAPDLAFNTAVSFVTNTNWQSYGGETTMSHLSQTLGLTVQNFVSAASGIAIAVAVSRAFARAGVDRIGNFWVDLTRATLYVLLPIAIVVALVFAALGLPQTLDGSVAATTLEGASQTIALGPMASQEAIKQLGTNGGGFMNVNAAHPFENPNAFSNYLAIFSMLSISAAVVYTFGQIAGSRRQAWALLSAMAVLLVIGIGAIYWAETAGNPIHIAAGLDPALGNMEGKEVRFGQAMTALYAAVTTGLSNGGVNAMHSSLTPLGGLVPLFLIQLGEVLPGGVGSGLYGMVVFAILTVFVAGLMVGRTPEFLGKKIEAREMKLAMLAVLILPLAILGFSAIAAVIPAGLAGPANAGPHGLTEILYAYSSAAGNNGSAFAGLSANSPWYNTTLGLAMLAGRFAYIVPVLAIAGSLARKPKVPASSGTFPTDGPLFVGLLVGIILILGGLQFFPALALGPILEHVLMLAGQTF from the coding sequence ATGACCTGGCAAGGCTGGCTGCAAATCGGCCTGGTACTCGCCCTCGTTGCCGCGGCAATCAAGCCGCTCGGGCTCTACATGGCCGATGTCTTCGGCGGCGAACGAACCTTTCTTACACCCGTGATCGGCCCTCTCGAGCGCGGCTTCTATCGGCTGGCCGGACTCGATCCCAAAGGGGAGCAGGGCTGGCTGGGCTACGCCGTGGGCGTGTTGCTGTTCAGCTTTTTCGGGGTGGTGCTGCTGTTCGCGATCCTGCGCCTGCAGGGCGGATTGCCGCTCAACCCGCAGGGGTTTGAGGGCCTGGCGCCAGACCTGGCGTTCAACACCGCGGTCAGCTTCGTCACCAATACCAATTGGCAGTCCTATGGCGGCGAGACGACGATGAGCCATCTCAGCCAGACGCTGGGGCTGACGGTGCAGAATTTCGTCTCGGCGGCGAGCGGCATTGCCATTGCGGTGGCCGTCTCCCGGGCCTTCGCCCGCGCCGGCGTCGACCGGATCGGCAATTTCTGGGTCGATCTGACCCGCGCCACACTCTACGTGCTGCTGCCCATCGCCATCGTCGTCGCCCTGGTCTTCGCGGCCCTGGGCCTGCCGCAGACCCTGGATGGGTCGGTGGCCGCCACGACGCTGGAAGGCGCCAGCCAGACCATCGCCCTGGGCCCCATGGCCAGCCAGGAGGCGATCAAGCAACTCGGCACCAATGGCGGCGGGTTCATGAACGTCAATGCGGCCCATCCGTTCGAAAACCCCAATGCCTTTTCGAATTATCTCGCCATCTTCTCGATGCTCTCGATTTCTGCGGCGGTGGTCTACACCTTTGGCCAGATCGCGGGCAGCCGCCGGCAGGCCTGGGCCCTGCTGTCGGCCATGGCGGTGCTGCTGGTCATCGGCATCGGCGCCATCTACTGGGCCGAGACCGCTGGTAATCCGATCCATATCGCGGCAGGCCTCGATCCGGCGCTGGGCAATATGGAAGGCAAGGAAGTCCGCTTCGGCCAGGCCATGACGGCGCTTTATGCGGCCGTGACCACGGGCCTTTCCAATGGCGGGGTGAATGCCATGCATTCCTCGCTCACGCCCCTGGGCGGGCTGGTGCCGCTGTTCCTGATCCAACTGGGCGAGGTGCTGCCCGGCGGCGTGGGTTCGGGCCTCTATGGCATGGTGGTCTTTGCCATCCTCACGGTCTTCGTGGCCGGGCTGATGGTTGGGCGCACGCCGGAATTCCTGGGCAAGAAGATCGAAGCCCGCGAGATGAAGCTGGCCATGCTGGCCGTACTCATCCTGCCCCTGGCCATTCTTGGCTTCTCGGCCATCGCCGCAGTCATCCCCGCGGGCCTTGCCGGCCCGGCCAATGCCGGTCCGCATGGGCTGACGGAAATCCTCTATGCCTATTCCTCGGCGGCCGGCAATAACGGCTCGGCCTTTGCCGGCCTCTCCGCCAATTCGCCCTGGTACAATACCACGCTGGGGCTGGCCATGCTGGCCGGGCGCTTCGCCTATATCGTGCCGGTGCTGGCCATTGCCGGCTCGCTCGCCCGCAAGCCCAAAGTGCCGGCCTCATCGGGGACTTTCCCCACTGACGGGCCGCTGTTTGTCGGCCTCCTCGTCGGCATCATCCTCATCCTCGGCGGCCTGCAATTCTTCCCCGCGCTCGCCCTGGGGCCGATCCTCGAGCATGTGCTCATGCTCGCCGGCCAGACGTTCTAG
- a CDS encoding potassium-transporting ATPase subunit F, which yields MRAAWRACEAAMLLIAFLIALGLAGYLLATLIAPERF from the coding sequence ATGCGCGCGGCCTGGCGCGCCTGTGAGGCCGCCATGCTGCTGATCGCCTTTCTCATTGCGCTGGGCCTCGCCGGCTATCTGCTGGCGACGCTCATTGCGCCCGAACGCTTCTGA
- a CDS encoding TrkH family potassium uptake protein, with the protein MRSSLQHPARLVPLAFLAAIAIGTALLLLPIARVGLGGADIITALFTATSAVCVTGLIVVDTPTYWTPFGQAVILALIQVGGFGIMTGSTLLGVLISRRLGLRTRIIAQAETRTLDLGDVTGVLRLIFVVTLLVELFIWALLALRLHWAYGEPLPVAIWNGLFHAISAYNNAGFSTYSDSLMGFANDWLFLGPIMLAVIVGGIGFPVLADLKRRLWQPSKWSVHTKITLLGTVVLIVVGTLTVLAYESAAEGTLTLVSLPERLLDALFHSVMTRTAGFNSVDIGALRTETLVVTDMLMFIGGGSAGTAGGIKVSTVFILALAVWAEIRGETDTTAFHRRFSTDVLRQALTLIVLASIAIALATLHLLSVTAFPLEQVLFETISAFATVGLSTGITGSLPPSAELTLIALMFVGRVGTITVATGLALKRSQRPYRYPEERPIVG; encoded by the coding sequence TTGAGATCGTCCCTGCAGCATCCTGCGCGCCTGGTTCCACTGGCGTTTCTGGCGGCCATCGCCATCGGCACAGCGCTGCTGTTGCTCCCGATCGCCAGGGTTGGCCTCGGTGGCGCCGACATCATCACCGCCCTGTTCACCGCGACCTCCGCCGTGTGCGTCACCGGCCTCATCGTCGTGGATACCCCGACCTATTGGACGCCCTTCGGCCAGGCCGTGATTCTGGCCCTGATCCAGGTCGGCGGCTTCGGCATCATGACCGGCAGCACCCTTCTCGGGGTGCTGATCAGCCGCCGGCTGGGGCTGCGCACCCGCATTATCGCCCAGGCCGAGACGCGCACACTGGACCTGGGGGATGTGACCGGGGTCCTGCGCCTCATCTTTGTCGTGACCCTGCTCGTGGAGCTGTTCATCTGGGCACTCCTGGCCCTGCGTCTGCACTGGGCCTATGGCGAGCCGCTGCCGGTGGCGATCTGGAATGGCCTCTTCCACGCCATCTCCGCCTACAACAATGCCGGGTTCTCGACCTATTCGGACAGCCTCATGGGCTTTGCCAATGACTGGCTTTTCCTCGGTCCCATCATGCTGGCGGTCATTGTCGGCGGTATCGGTTTCCCGGTCCTTGCCGATCTCAAGCGCCGGCTCTGGCAACCCTCGAAATGGTCGGTGCACACCAAGATCACGCTGCTGGGGACTGTCGTGCTGATCGTGGTCGGCACTCTCACCGTACTCGCCTATGAATCGGCGGCAGAGGGGACCTTGACCCTGGTGTCGCTGCCCGAACGCCTGCTCGATGCGCTGTTTCATTCGGTCATGACGCGTACCGCCGGCTTCAATTCCGTCGATATCGGCGCGCTGCGGACCGAAACGCTGGTGGTGACTGATATGCTGATGTTCATCGGTGGCGGCAGCGCCGGCACGGCCGGCGGCATCAAGGTGTCCACCGTGTTCATCCTGGCCCTTGCGGTATGGGCCGAAATCCGCGGCGAGACCGACACCACCGCCTTTCATCGCCGGTTCTCGACCGATGTACTGCGGCAGGCGCTGACGCTGATCGTACTGGCCTCCATTGCCATCGCGCTGGCGACGCTGCACCTGCTGTCGGTCACCGCCTTCCCGCTTGAGCAGGTGTTGTTTGAAACCATCTCGGCCTTCGCTACAGTGGGCCTGTCGACCGGCATCACCGGCAGCCTGCCCCCGTCGGCCGAGTTGACGCTGATTGCCCTCATGTTCGTGGGGCGCGTCGGCACCATTACCGTGGCCACCGGGCTGGCCCTCAAGCGGTCCCAGCGGCCCTATAGATATCCTGAGGAGCGCCCCATCGTTGGCTAG
- a CDS encoding potassium channel family protein, whose protein sequence is MARKSAAPTPGSVLVIGLGRFGGAVADSLVRLGHEVLAIDEDAAIVQSWANRLTHVVQADTTSSDTLKRLGVADFEKVVVGIGTDIEASLMTVLALSELGVPDIWAKALSTKHGRLLERTGAHHVIYPEAAMGERVAHLVTGQMIDFIEFDDGFAIVKTRAPKESLNKTLAESALRSKYGVTVVGVKRPRTDFTYARPETLIQPGDLLIVSGATPLVERFAALE, encoded by the coding sequence TTGGCTAGGAAATCCGCAGCACCGACACCCGGCAGCGTTCTTGTCATCGGCCTTGGCCGCTTCGGCGGTGCCGTGGCCGACTCGCTGGTAAGGCTTGGCCACGAAGTGCTCGCCATCGACGAGGACGCAGCCATCGTCCAGTCATGGGCCAATAGGCTGACCCATGTGGTTCAGGCCGACACAACCAGTTCAGACACGCTCAAGCGGCTCGGCGTCGCCGATTTCGAAAAGGTCGTCGTTGGTATCGGCACTGACATCGAAGCCAGCCTGATGACTGTATTGGCCCTCAGCGAACTCGGGGTGCCCGATATCTGGGCCAAGGCGCTCAGCACCAAGCACGGTCGCCTGCTCGAACGCACCGGCGCCCACCACGTCATCTATCCCGAGGCGGCGATGGGCGAGCGGGTGGCGCATCTGGTCACGGGGCAGATGATCGACTTCATCGAGTTCGATGACGGCTTCGCCATCGTCAAGACCCGCGCCCCCAAGGAGAGCCTCAACAAGACCCTGGCCGAATCCGCCCTGCGCAGCAAATACGGTGTCACCGTCGTGGGCGTGAAGCGCCCCAGGACAGATTTCACCTATGCCCGGCCCGAGACCCTGATCCAGCCCGGCGATCTACTGATCGTCTCCGGCGCAACCCCGCTGGTCGAACGCTTCGCCGCGCTCGAATAG
- a CDS encoding GFA family protein: MNTVSGGCLCGNVRLVAQGEPYRVGICHCLDCRKHHGALFYAAAVFPLDAVRVEGETRQYQGRYFCPACGSSVFARSGDEIEVHLGTLDLPSQFEPTYENWTLRREAWLPEFTHMRHYERDRQGSGRAEE; this comes from the coding sequence ATGAACACTGTGAGCGGTGGTTGCCTCTGCGGCAATGTTCGACTGGTGGCGCAGGGCGAGCCTTATCGTGTCGGCATCTGCCATTGTCTGGACTGCCGTAAGCATCATGGTGCCCTGTTTTACGCCGCAGCCGTGTTTCCGCTGGATGCGGTGCGGGTCGAAGGGGAGACCCGGCAGTATCAGGGGCGGTACTTCTGCCCCGCCTGCGGGTCGTCGGTGTTTGCGCGGAGCGGCGACGAGATCGAGGTGCATCTTGGTACGCTCGACCTGCCCTCTCAATTCGAGCCGACCTATGAGAACTGGACGCTGCGCCGCGAGGCCTGGCTGCCCGAATTCACCCATATGCGGCACTATGAGCGCGACCGGCAGGGCTCCGGGCGCGCAGAAGAGTAG